AATATCCGACATGTTCATATTCGCAGGATCAAGTAttagttaaataaaaataaagacaaaaaaaagtaaaaaattatGTTGGTCAGACTCTTATTTACGTATCGTGTTCGACAAGGGATCGGAGGATCCAACACTCATCTAACACTCtacatatactccgtaataaatataatataagaCCACTGCATATTTAGATGTCATGTAGTGTCAAAGGATCGGAGGTTCGGACACCAAACACCGCCCGTTGACCAAGTGTCAGAAGTAACACATGTAAAAAAAACCAACTAGTTTTACCATAACATTGATCAATTGATCAGAACCGTCTGACAAAAAGACATATGTACTCTTAAACGTTGTCaatttatttcagatttcaGATATAGGTTTACTGTATTCTTAGTTTTGACAATTGAGGTTAATAGAGCTTACATTCATCATCTGTTGTGATCCAACTCCCATTCCTACGAGAACATTCATCATACTTGATTGAAGGAGGAGCTGAAGCTGCAGAGCATGTTGTCGAACAACTCTCTACTTCCCATCTTAAGCTTATCTTTGGAGATTCATTTGTTGTTTCATCTTCAAAACCTGTTGTTGACTTCACTGTTGCTGATTTATTCCTGAAGTGCATCATCTTTAAAATCCATAAAAATGAAGAGGAATTAGGCACAACTCGATATAGTGTAACTTGAACTGATAACGTGACAACTAAATCTAGACAGTGTCAGTATGGTACCTTTCTTCCAAATTTGCCTCCTTTTTCAGATTTAGCAGCAGCAGCCCATCTCAAGAGTTCCTTCATCCTTGAAAGTGTCTTGTTTTTATTACTTTCACCTTTGTTTGATCTGTCTTTCTTCTGATCTGACAGTCTGCATTCCTGCTGATCATCTGCAttgcttgttgttgttgttgaatcAGTAATTGGCAAGACCTTATTTCCAACATGAGCATTTAAATCTGCCTTATGACTGTTTTTCCCTAGACCGCGAATTAGATCTTCCTTTATCATCTTCATTGAAATAATATAATGCTGTTGTAGTTGTGGCCGGCTGCTTACTCTTTTCTGATCAAGTGTCCTAGACAAAAATGGGCTACCTTGAACAGCCAATGAAGAACCTGTTTATTGTGATAATTAGAAGCCTAATTATTGTGTTAGCAGTAATTACAATCGTgtcacaaaagaaaaaaaaggatatTTAATTTTGATGGGATGATAAAAATACTACAAAGCTCACCTGCATGGCTATGATATGAATGTGCCTTTTATACTCCTAAACTTGTGAAATAATTAatcaaatgattaattttttttatatttcttttggGGGTCAACTGGACAGCAGAAAGGAGATCTATCTGTGCTGTCCTAGTAGCAAAAGATTCGTGTTGGAAATCTTGGAAGAAGAAGACAATTGAAGAGAGAGTAGAAATTGGAAAATCTAAGGGAAATTGTTGAGTAAAGGAGACAACTAGGCAGTGAGTGAGGGATGGTTGGCCTTGTGATTTTGCATATGTTGCGGAAGGGAGGTAAGTATCGAGTTTGTATTTATATGGGCGAAGTCGtacattactccctccgtttcaaaattaGATTAAGTCATTATCAGAACAACGTTATAGGTTCTAAATGGATCGATGTGGCCTTGATGGCATTCTTTTGTGCCATACATATACATGAAGACTTAACTAAATATTTTGGGTAATCACCATTGTGATACAAATGGGCTGGGGCCATTTTGTTAGGTATGTTGAGTTGTGGACTAAATTTGATTAGTGAGTTATCATTCAATTAAGCTAAGGGATCCAATGAAATTGGTTAGAGAAATGTGGCATATATGTGAATGTGTGGCTGTTTATCCATGAACTGATCAATCGGAGCATTTAGTACGCAATTCTACTCCATATCTCTAGCTTTGTAGGATTAGTTCTATGCTTGCTTCTACAAGTTTCTATAGTCTTCTACATAATTCAGGTTATTGCCAATgtccgtaaagatcattttacaAATTAGAAAACGGCTGATAACTAAGTTACCAAACAACTAATTCTACCAATTAGTCAAACTATGAAACCACGGTTAGTCAAACCATCTAATAACTACTCCGTAATTGTCAAACAAGATCGTAGACCACAAAGAACGATACACAGAAATTTCTCCCTCACATACCTCTTCAAAGATataaaattcatcaaaatcaATTGCAAATTATTGATGGTTGAGCATGTTAGAAAAAAAGAGGTTGTTGGATCTCAAATGGATCATAGCTACACACGTATAGGTCACATGGGAGTGAAAAAAAATACATCAACTACTAATCACAAtcacatttttattattattattattattattattattattattattattattattattagtttaGATATACTTTCTCTCTAATACTTTGACCCTACATAAGAGCTTAGGGCTACCCTCTTTACCTATAAAACTTACATTTAAATGGGATTTGATCACGGGTCTTTTATATCACCCCTTAATACTTTACCAACTATACTAGTTGACATGTACTTAGACCTATTCTTTTATTCTTTGTTTCGGTTTCATTGAATTCAGTTCAGCCAAATTAAACTTAGAAGAACAAGAGCATCGTAAACACAAACTACGGCCTAGGGAGTATAATCAATGAAAATAAGTTatacttaaataaaaataatttaaattcaataatGATTAGACGAAAGGGATGTATGATGTATGAGGTTGAGTAAAAATCCTAGTCAAAAAATTGTAAGGACACACATGTGGGTGATGTGTCTCTATTCTTCATCAATTGATTTATGTGTGATCTAGAAAGACAGAGAACTGAGGGAATATAGGAAGATGTCCCCCCATTTTAGGGAAACCTGGAGGAACTAACATGATTTTCACTGCACTAACAAACAAACAGATGCAGTTCCAACTAATTGGTCTTCATGTTATATGCTCGAACAATATGGTGGGaatgttaaattttttttaatgcttctttatttttcttaaaaccaGAGTCTTGATTCCAAAGTTTTTAATGAAAAGAGTTTATGTTTTCCTATCTAATCGAGAATTGATGTCAAATATATTTCTCTACAAGTATGTGAGATCAAGACATTAAGATTTGATCGAGGACCTTCAAGTCTTCAACGTACAACATTAAAATACAACTAATATTGTTTCTTTCACTCGTGCTCAAAAGGTACAAGCATATGGATAAATAAAAAAGCTTGGTTGTAgcatgaaaaaaaaaagtataatcGAATGTACGTAGAAATATTATTTCAGGGTTATGATACTCCATATTCGACTTGTATGTGATTGAAGTCTATAAAAAGTTACGATGGATGTTGTGTATCTAGCTTGTGTTATAAATAAAAATGTATGCTCGTTCAAGTCAAAATAAGGCCATATTCAATCGActtttaaaatacggagtagaTACGTAGTAGTATTATTATGGTTGGTATTTAGTCAGactaaattaataaataacttaCTCACCTAAAAATTAGTAAAACTGAGTATGGTATTTGCGAATAAGTGGATTTGTAGCACGTATACttgtttcaaatttcaatagtCAAAGTTGGCAAAGTAATAATGAAAAGTGTAGTTGCGGCCTAGCTTGTTTAAATGTAATCTTTGTagtataaattttataaagatGACAAGAACGTGTTATAAATTATTCTAATACTGACTTTGAAATTCAAGACCCATTTGAGCCAAGCCTACCAACAAATAGACCCACTCCCACTCCCACTGGATAAGGGAAAAGCAATCGTGACTGACGTCATCCTCTGAGGAATCATCCCAATCCTTCCCGTTCATCCACACCACTTCCCATATGGTAACAAGTGAGGAAGAGTTTGAGTCAGCAGAGTCGCAACTGTCAGAATCAGAGGGGAAACTAGGGGAGATGGGGTGTTTTTCCTGGGGAAGGTGTGTAAAGGAGACCAAGTGTGTCAGGACTCAGGATGAAGAAAGGGAAAGCAAAGGTGATCAAGGAGAAAAGAGCTAGGGTGGCTAGATTAAGTCAGGGAAACAAAGGAGAGAGCAGTTCGTGGGAAGCGAGCTTGAGAAAGAAAGGCGCAAAGTACAGAATTTTTTTTATGGTCTTGACTCTTGAGATAGAAGACATGCTAgcagattttatgttctcaggCGAGAGTGATGACGAGGAGGTCAATATGAAGCTACTATCGTAGAATTGTAGGAGAATGAAATCATCTAACCGCTCTACAATTCCCTTTCTAGTTTCTAAGATGGTTAGTTAGTAACTTAGTACTAGTAGTATTGATGTAATATTCTTAATGGAGACTAAATGTAGTGTCTCTAGTCTACAACCTTGTTTTCATAATATGGGATTCATTGGGTGTACCGTGTACGGGGGTGGATACTGGATAGTGTAGGGACTAGGGAGTAGTGGGGGTCTCTTTATGGGTTGATCGCCTAGTAATAGTATtagtgttgttgttcttttcaaagATGTCAACTATGTACTGTGTGATGTGACTAATGAATCGAATGGTTTGTACTATGTTTTGGTGATCAAGGGACATCTTTTTTCTATAAGTGTGTCAtattgttcatattttatagtgctTTTAtccccgtcccttaatacttttTTATCTCAAATAAGctattcggagcgatttttagtactaatgtgctccttgtagtgtgtttgtagtttcaggttcatcattgtaggaattaccatatttttatgcatttcatactcatttgaatcaatacaagagattatgtactttcgagagcacaaacgtTAAGTTgaaagagttttgaagcaaagcgaataacgaaagaagtagaaaaatgaGTATAGTCCATTGTTttaatcataactcaagttatacaactccaaatgaagtaattccaattgggttggattctagacttcaatatctttccaacaagtggtcactcgcctaattccgacgaataacgaaggagatatggcgttttgaagatagaggatcgtgcagcttcaacacgcgcccgatcgggcggacttcgcccgatccggatcgggcggtcattctgggcgctgttctgggcattttgtaaccgcccgatcgggcggacttTCGCCCGATCAACCTTGTTTGTCGAgcagaatgcccgatcgggcagcctttcgcccgatcgggcgacgccaacctcctgcACTTATGCGCGTGTTTATTTCCGAtttttggcttgtattttgggcaaactatagatactagccccttatatttttagagaCATCTTATTTTGTAGTATgagacccttagtttattttctcttaatctagttttctctcaaatttgttccaaGCACTTATTTTTAGTTTCAATCAAAGCTCCAATTTTTAGTTCATCTTTTTGTTCTACATTTAGGTATTGCTTTCTATTTTGCTTTATTAATTacttttgatcatgttttccattatgttgattactttgttatttgttattatgcttgagtaatttattttctagggtttggggatccttgAATAacatgaagggatattgaataattgtgattgttggcattgtaattaattcctattgattggtttatttcactatacaattagatttgcgcaggtttaattgtggtagttatgcaatatcaagttaagattcgagagatgcaatttgatgtttaggcttgtgtcaataggtggaattagagttaatacgtagcgagagcccgttaattctaagtctatgattagtatcgattcgagagagcatgctagtctaattaattactttgttgattatcgtgattgttaattgtcctggattgttatttgttggtgaacctatgccctagattctttaattcctgaattcttaattgtttaattatcgcAGTAGTCTTAGCaaaccatcaaacaaactcttgttcccaatagtctagtttagttgattaatagtagaaagaacattgttttcctgtggattcgatcctgacttcccttgctacctagctagtggacttaggtttatttttgataaggtgatacgactttagcctgtcagtgTGCCAAAGTTAGAAGAAGCAGGAATGTCATCAAGGCAATCAAAGGTGCTGGAGTAGATTGGCTTTTTGATCCAACTCACATTAAGGCAAAATTTTATCGGTTCTACCAAGACCTTTTTGTTCCCTCGGTGGCTCAAGAGTTGTTAGGCCCTCAGTGGGATGCTTGGAATCCGACGCTTAAAATGCTAAACACTAACCACCTGAATATTTTAAATGCACCCTTTTCTTTGCAGGAAATCAAAGCTGCGGTCTATAGCATGAAGCCCTTTAAATCACTGGGTCCAGATGGAGTAGCGCCAGGGTTCTATCATACCAAATGGGACCTTGTTCAAGATCATGTTGTGGAAGCAGTGTCGAGTTTCTTCGTGGGAGGGTTTATGCTTAAAGAAATGAATGAGACATTTATCTCTGTTATCCCCAAAGTGGAGGCCTGAATCCGTGTCCGGGTTTAGGCCCATTAGTTTGTGTAATACCTCCtacaaagtaatttcaaaatgtATGGTTCGAAGGTTGCGGAAAGTGATTGAAGACTTAGTGGGAGGAAGTCAGAATGCGTTTGttccggggggggggggggggcagatGTCTGATAGTTTCCTGATTGGTCACGAAAGGACGCACTCACTTAAGAAGAAGAATGGATCGGCTTTGGGGGCTATCTTCAAGGTAGACCTAAACAAAGCATATGACAGAATTAGGTGGGGCTTCCTACAGAAGGTGCTTGAGGAGATGAATTTCCCGGTACAATGAGTACATTGGGTGATGCAATGTGTGTCGACAGTTACCTACTCGGTCCTAGTCAATGGGGAGCCGACGGAGAAAATATGCCCAAAAGTAGGTCTACGACAGGGGGACCCTCTTTCTGCGTACCTATTTATTCTATGTATGGAAGTACTAGGAACAAAACTAACTTCAATGCCACAACAAAAGAAGTTCCATGGTCTCAAAGCAGGGAGGAGTGCTCCCATGATCAGTCACCTATTTTTCGCGGACGACGCTTTATTCTTTGCGAAGGCATCAATTGATAACTTTCATTTTCAAAACACTAGaagaaaaaacctcaagtgcgggctcattttaaggggtttagtgcgggcttttacatgtgcagcacatggcctgcccgcacttgatgtttctcaagtgctgccaaaatattggcagcacttgatgtttcaagtgctgccaatttggaaaatgagcccgcacttgacatattttgtgctgccaattttagaatatgagcccgcacttgatatatttagtgctgccaattttgaaaatgagcccgcacttgacatatttggtgctgccaaatttgaaaatgagcccgcacttgacatagaaatgggcagcacaagcataaaaatgagtcgcacttggcctataaatgagccgcacttggcctataaatgagccgcacttgatcaAGTTTTGTTGTATAACCGATTTACCTGCTACATATTCCAATTGGACCATGCCACTGATTAACCTCCATACGTCACAGaaaaagtatccaattatatagataattaaatcaaatagtatataattgtaaatataaaagtcgaTTACATTACAATCATATGAAAAAACTAGCATCTATAATTTATGTTtcagtacaagaaaatatcaaagacaatcactGATAATGAAGTTTCCAATATTTCCCGAACTTCATCTATCTCCTCAAAGGTGAAAGGTCGCTCCCTCGGATTAGTGAATACCTTGAAAAGATCGaccataaaaaaatatatatacactttagttatattataaatattgaaatgtacaataaattaagacttaatttgttcataacaaacaaataatgaaccgtataataataaaattggttaatttcggtcccaactttcatctaatgaacttaaatgagtattttaaagtccttccatgtttaacacacttagttttatgtttcaaaatattcattctcacccattttggtgaagttatgcacatttaagcctcggtagttcattatcggtcacattttgactaaaatagcttatttcggtctcaactttcaactaatgaacttaaatgagtattttaaagtctttcaatgtttaatacacttatttttatgtttccaagactcattctcacccattttggtgaagttatgcacatttaagcctcgttagttcattatcggtcacattttgactaaaatggctaatttcggtcccaactttcaactaatgaacttaaataagtattttgaattctttccatgtttgatacacttatttttatgtttcaaagactcattctcacccattttggtgaagttatgcacatttaagactcgtttgatcattatcagtcacattttgactaaaatggcttatttcggtcccaactttgaactaatgaacttaaatgtgtattttaaagtctttccatatttgatacacttagttttatgtttcaaagactcattctcacccattttggtgatgttatgcacatttaagcctcgttagttcattatcggtcacattttgactaaaatggttaTTTCggccccaactttcaactaatgaacttaaatgagtattttaaagtcttttcaTGTTTAGAATCTTCCCTTTCCCTAGCAGAGACATCAATTCAATTGCTAAAATCATTATTGTAATCAAGTATGGAGTACCCCGTATCAAATATCACGACCATTAATGTTTTTCGTATTAAGCTTTAATTTTCAGCTAATAGTACAATCTTAAGCCAAGTTGGCAGAGTATGTTGCCTAATTTCTTTAACAACACAATTTCATTATAGCTTGTTTTCAAGCAATATACTAGTAAGACCATTATTTATGACAACTTTGTTTTAAAAACtttcattataggtcatattttgactataatggctTATTTAGCTCCGAACTTAAAACTAATagacttaaataagtatttaaaaccctttacatatttaatggtttatgtttcaaagattaattctcacctactttgttCAAGTTGGCTCGATGAAGTGACACCACCTTGGCTCGAAGAAGTATTAGAGAAGTCATCAAAATTCATGAACTGACCGATCTGATTCGCTGCTAGATGAGCATAGCATATAGGAGAAACTGCATTACACAGTAGCATCATTAACACAAACTCATTTTTCGACAGATGTGTAATTGTCTAAGAGAGAGCAAATAAATCAAGAAGAACTCAAACACTCACAGAAATGGCTGTTGAGCTTCTTTGATAGCTGTGCAGGAAATAATATACTATTCAAACTTCAGTAAGTATGAGAAGAAATATAAACAAGTAACTTATGACTAGATAACTCTGCACTGCATAACGATACTCACACGTAGGATAACGAATGCACCAGATCTTGCAAATCGTGAGCTGAGAAACCAATCTCATCAAGCAGAACATGATAATGTGTTGGCCTAGTTGTTCCCTACAAACATTAACCAGTATGAAGCTCCAAATAATAAAACATTCTTCAACTATGACActctaaaaaataaaaccaataCTCGATTACAAGCTCAAAGAAAAACTCACTATCATTCCAGCATGGGAACACATGTAGAAATAATTGTTCTAATGATGGCAAATGATGTTGTCAACAACAGTTCCTGCAGAACCAAACAAGGATATATAGTCACTTTCACATGCAATACTACAGAGTACAATATTTACTAGATCTCTAATATACAACTGAGAAGATAACTCGCCAGCTGGAACATTGTCTGGAGCTTTTTTCTGGAAAAACTTCGTATGATGATTCTTCTGGGCAACAACCAGTGTAAACTTCAGAAACCAATTTTCTTCTAAAAACTTGCAAGCCTAACAACAAAAAAGTTAATGTAAGTTAAGTGAATGATTTAGAACCATAAAAATGAAAGGAAAGCACTTTCTTTTAACCTCTTTTATCTGATCCAGTTCAATATTCAGGACTTGACTGAACTGAGATTCACTGACACCATCCATGAGAAGCATAAAGGTAAACTTATAATTAGTAACCATCACTTAGCTCATACATTCCACTATATTATGCAGTTCCTGTTGcagatataattttttattcccCTAATGATTTTGAGCATAAATGATAATGTAAGAATATTATATCTTCCTGGCGGTAATAGGATAAAATTAACCAAATAGATAAACAAATACTAAAAGTCGAACAAGACTAACAGTCACAAATGTTTAAATATGCCTATATGATGTTAACAATGGCATTATTTGAGAAAAGACTCAATTTTTAAGAATTACTGAGTATAAGAACATTTGGTATGTTTCTTTACCTGAATATATTTATGTGCTGTGGTTTCTGATTTCCAGAATTCTGAAAAAAGTCTACTAACAGTTCCCTAGATAACATGCAGGTtgcaagaaaatcaagaaagtgGCATCTAAATATAGCTTTAATCATTTTGATATCATACAGTTGCATAATAAGTTGATAACAAAAGCCATTATTATATTGCAGGAAAGAATGAAAGATTAATTTGTTGTGTAAAGCTACCTGATCATGCCATCATCTTGATTAGTTCCAGGCACTGGCTTGAACAGACCATCAGTTATCCCCTGCTGAGTATTGAGCCTTACAGAAAAGTAGGCTGACAGCTCACTGAGACCTTCAGAAATTTGTTCCAATGTCACTTGCTGTGCAATCCCTTTCTTCATACTAGATGAGAACAGGTTAAAGGGTTCTCCTGTCAAATTGTGAAGAAATAGTCAATTACAATATATATTTGCTAACCAGAAACTAGTTAATCCACTCCTAGTTGTTAAAACCAACATGGATAGAAGAAATCACATTATTTAGAAAGTTGCCGCATTGAAGGTCTATCATCAATGATGATGAGTAGTGACAGTTGTCAAAGCTCTATGGTCATGGAGCCACATCATTATTTTCACTAACAGAAATTCCGTTCCAGCAACTAATATGTTGTAGGTCACAACATCAGCATCTAAACCTTTGCTGGAAGCCAACAACCTTAATTTATAAGCTTCAACAGGTCTTCCCACACGAGTATCATCTTGAAGAAGATAGTTAAAAGTCACACTATCCAACAGAACACCCTCTTTTAGCATCTTGACATCGAGCCTCAATTCATCTTCTATGTTTCCAGATGTCCTAAGACCTTATACCAAAGTACTACAAGCAATAATACCAGGACTTTTCCATGTTTGCCACATCTCCCTAGCTAAATGAACATGCAAGCGGAAATCAGATAGTCACAAATCATAGTGGAAATATTAGCTTATCAAATTCAAAAACATGATCGACTTGGTTATTCACTTATTCTACTTCAAACAAAAATCCTAAGGTTACTATCCCAAAATTCTGAATTCAGCTCTCTATTCTAGTAATAAAACTGGAACCAACTTCAATATTGTTTGTGCAAAACATCTACAATCAGGTTACATTGTAACCAATTATTATACGAGAACCAAAGAGTGAATTAAAAGAGAATTAGAAATTCCAAGTAAGATTCAAATGATCCAGAAATTGCTAGataacaacaaagaaaaaagtAGTGTAGTATTCTTTCCAATAATACAAAACCAATAAGCTCAATCAGTAGAGAAAATAACCTCAACTACCCTCGACGATTGTGAACGTCAATGGCGtaaatttaaaaccattaaacacAATAAACCATTCAAATTATGCACACATTTTCATCAAAACACTCAAACACAAACACCACCTTAAGTAAAAATTAACAACAAATTAAATAGACACATATAGAACGAAAAGATTCAAGAATTGGAGTACAGTTCGGTGTAATAATCAGCTAGAAAAAGATCAAGGTAAGTGTCTCATTTGTTTCTGATTACATGAACACATTCAACAACTGCAAAAGTAATCAAAAAGTTGAAGCAATTAAGGTTTTAGAAAAACCCTAAACAATGCAAACAAAACCGTAGAAATTAAAGAATGCGACGAACAATTAATTCGCAAAGAGATACTACCTTGCTGATTAAGGTGTTGATTTCTCTGTTTCAGGTGTCGTGATTTTTCCTCAATGTTGCTCGCCAGAGAAGAACGAATGTGAGGGAAGGAAGAGTGGGGAAATGGGAACAAATCCAATTAAACTTGAATGGATTCGACCCTATGAACTTGAATTTTAAATCGAAAATAAATTgaaacaaaaattgaatcaCATGTAGAAAGTGTATTAACTGGGAAACTTGAATTAAGCAGAATCGTTGAACGATTTCTTCAAATTAGGGCAACTAGAAGCTTCTGATTGTGTGGGTGGATGGGGGACGAATCAATATGGAACAACCTTGAGAGTTGAGACTACGTTCTTCATCTCAGAAGCGGCGCTGAAAGAAGCAGGGGCGGCGATGGCGATG
This Spinacia oleracea cultivar Varoflay chromosome 6, BTI_SOV_V1, whole genome shotgun sequence DNA region includes the following protein-coding sequences:
- the LOC110788764 gene encoding uncharacterized protein; protein product: MKMIKEDLIRGLGKNSHKADLNAHVGNKVLPITDSTTTTSNADDQQECRLSDQKKDRSNKGESNKNKTLSRMKELLRWAAAAKSEKGGKFGRKMMHFRNKSATVKSTTGFEDETTNESPKISLRWEVESCSTTCSAASAPPSIKYDECSRRNGSWITTDDEFVVLEL